The nucleotide sequence TGAAAAAACAGCGCGGGCCGCTGGCCGGCGACGACGCGGACAACGATAACCTGCGCGCCAAACGCTACATCGCCAAATACACCATCAACCCGGCGATCACCCATGGGATCAGTCACGAGGTGGGTTCCATCGAAGTCGGCAAGTGGGCCGACCTGGTGCTCTGGCGCCCGGCGTTTTTCGGGATCAAACCGACCCTGATTCTCAAAGGCGGCGCCATTGCTTCCAGCTTGATGGGGGATGCCAACGCTTCGATCCCGACGCCGCAGCCAGTGCACTACCGCCCGATGTTCGCCAGCTTCGGCAGTTCGTTGCACGCCACCAGCCTGACCTTTATCAGCCAGGCGGCGGCAGATGCCGGCTTGCCGCAAGCACTGGGCTTGAAGAAGCAGATCGGTGTGGTCAAGGGTTGCCGCGACGTGCAGAAAACCGACCTGATTCACAACGACTACCTGCCGCAGATCGACGTCGACCCACAGACCTATCAAGTCAAGGCCGACGGCGTACTGCTGTGGTGTGAACCGGCCGAGGTGCTGCCGATGGCCCAACGCTACTTTTTGTTCTAGCTCAATGTCAGCCAATGATCAGCCGGACCGCCCGCCCATCAGGTCCTTGGAAGTGCCTGGCTGGTCCGGGTCACGCTCAGAGAGCGGAGGTGACGAGGCCTCTTGACGAGACAACTCAAGGAGTTTTTTATTTCGCTCAGTCGTAAGTTCAACCTCCAGCACGCTAGCGGCCTCGCTATAGGCCTCACTGAAGGTTGCATGATCATTTTCAAGTTTTTCATGCTTTTGCGCCGAGTTTTGCTCCAATGCGGTAAATTCCTTTGGGTATTTCTCCTTGAGGTAATCCACCCAGTAGTCACGTGTAATCAGGTCTTCATAAAATGCATCGGTGGCTTCCGCGATCTTCACTGCCTTGAATGCACCGATAAGGGTCATGCCGGTAATGGGCTTGCCATACATCATGTACCCGGGCTGACCCGGCAAGTCCAGCAGCCCCTGGAGGCCGAGTCGATATTCCAGACGCACTTCCGCGGGATCTGCGTGACGCCCTCGAGCGCTGATGTCTTTGTCGGCCAATTTTTCAACCTCGCCCAAACGAAACAACTGCCGGGACAATTTCAACAAAGCAGGACCCTTCTGGTCCAGATGAGCAGGATTGACTTCAAGCAGAGCGTTATATTCGAATACTTTGACCTCTAATCCGCTGAACGTCAGGATACGCCCGTCCACACAGGTGCCATGGGTGTCTGACAACCGGAACAGCACTTGCCTCAGTTCACTATCGCTTCCCGCCGCTTTCAACACTTCCCAGACCCTTCGTGTCAGGTCCGCGCGGGAAAAATTGAACTCCGCAGTGTCCTGCAAACGCCTCAGCAAATGAAAAAGCGCCTCATGACCCGGCTCACCCTCCAATTGCGCCCATAGCGCCCGACTGGCTGCTTGCGTCTCTGGAGCAAGGCTTTCCAGCCATAACGACAGATGTCCACGTCCACCCTGCCCTTCGGGTACGACCTCATCGGAGAAGGTGCTTTCGGTGTCATTGCTGTCATCACCGCCAAAGTCATTAATCAGCTCATCAAGCTCTGAGCGCGTAAACCCTAATACCGGATCGAGCTGCCGCTCATGTGCGTACCCCCTGAGCCGCTCAAGTGAGTCCCGCGACAGCTCACGGTTGTCAAACAAATTGGTGTTCGACATCAGGAGATCGTGGGTTCCGTCCAACGCCTGGGGTGGAATCGAAGCAAGGTCATTGCCCGACAGATTCAGCCTTAGCAGGGACTCGGATTGCCACACGCCCTCGGGCCACTGCGTCAGCCAATTGTTTTGTAGATCCAGATTCTGAAGTCGTCTGAACCCGTCGAGCCGGAAGCTTTCCAGGTCACAGTTGGCCAGGTTCAGCCTTTGCAGATGCTGCAGGCCTCTCAGCGAGCGGTACACAGCCTCGGATGCGGTGAGGCTGGTATAGGACAAATCAAGGTGCTGCAAATGAGTCATGCCTGCGATAGCGTCAGGCAATGCCTCCTCCAGCGGATTACCGCCAAGGTCCAGCGTGCGCACATTGGGAAAAGCACGCAGGAAGTCATTGGAACCCTGCTCGGTTAGCCCGACGCCCCTCAACCCCAAGGTTGCGACATGAGTAAAGGCACCTGACAGTTCAGGCAGATCACCCAATCGCAGGCCAATGAGATTGAGTTCGGCACTGGCCTGGCTGCCGGCCGTCAATAGCCCTTCGCGCCAGCATTCAAGGATGCGCAGTGCTGCCGCTTGCCGAGTCTGCGACGACACCTCCCAGTTGCCCTCCCTGAACGCTCGAATGAGTAACCAATCATTCAAGCGACGGGTCAGCGCTTCGAAGGTCTGGTTCCAGCCATCGATACGCTCATGCAGTTGCAGCTCAGGGATTCCCTGCGCGTACATTTTTTCAATCCACTGGCGCGCCTCATGCTCATTGAGCACGGGGAGCAAACGACGCATGCGGGTTTGCAACGACTGCGAGCCCCGCGACATTTCGGCAGGCAGTAACGGCAGCAGATGGTGAATATTCAAACAGTCGCTTTCGGTCGGGGGAAAGATGACCAGCACACGATCTTGGGCAAAACGGGCCAGAGTGCCTGGGGACAGGCCCCTGGTCTGTTCGAATCGCTGGCGTGCCGCCGCCAGCTCGGCGCAGGCTTGCACGCTGAGAGGCGTGCCGCTCAGGTGGGTATTAATCAGCACCTGATCCCGGTCCAGTGCTGACTGCGGCAAGGTTGAGATAGGGGTATCGCGCAAGTCCAGCCAGATCGGTTCCGGCAAATGCTCCGCCCCCACCGGCCACGCCTTAATCGGTGTTCCGCGCACGCTCAGGGAGTGGAGTCGACTCATTGGGCTCACGTCCACCTCGGTCAAGGGGTTATGGCTCAGGTTCAAATGCTCAAGTGCCGGCAGCTCGTCCGATTTGAAGCGCATAGCTGTCAGCTCGCCATTGCTCAGGTCAAGCGTTCGAATTTCGTTGAAAGCCAGGACAAAGCGCTGCAAGTGTTGATCCGGCACGCGCATCTGTTTCAGGATCAAGGTTTTCACATGGGCGAAGAAACCGGCAGGTAACTCCGGTAACGAGGCTAGCTGCAGGCCGAACAAAACAAACATCGAGGGATCTCGTGTTAGCCCCGAGAGACCGTAAACATGCAACGGTAAATCCGTCGGGGGAACGTATTGGCGGACCAACTCGCTACACCAACTTACTTTCAAGGTAGACGCAACCGTACTCATGGAACGGCCCTCGGATGATGGCTGCGACGTTGTGCCCAACCACCGCTCAAGCTGTCGATCAAGCTCACTGCGCTGCATGCTCAAGGCTTCCACGGCGTCAAACCTGGCCTGAGGCTCTGGCCATAACTCGGCAACATTGGTATGCAGCGCATTGAAATACTGGGGGTCTATTTCGGCCAGGCGAAAAAGCTCGCCTTTGCAGTAATCCCTCACCATTTCACTCGTATCAATCAAGTGCCGAGGCCGATTGCGCACGTATTCATAAATGGGTTTAAAGTCCTCACGCGCTACTTTCGACCAATCCAGCGACAGGCCGGCCAACAGTCGATCACGCCCAGGGTAGAGGTCTGCAGGCAGGGTATCGATGCCCGTTGCGCGCAGATTCAACCGTTCAAGCAGCGGTAACTCAAGCACACCTGTTGGCCACTGCTTTGTCTGACTGTCGCTCACTTGCAGCCTTCGCAAACGGCTAAAACCACGAATATCCAACACGGGGCTCTCGCTGCGCCCTCCCCCTCCTACGGGGGATGTGAGGTTAAGCTCTTCAAGGTTGGACAGCACCTTAAGCTCGGATACCAGCTGCGCAGTTATCGGCGTATTGAGGTTCAAATTGCGCAGTTTGCGCAGGTTTTTCAATGACTCGAACACCCTGTCGGGGTTGTCCTGCATCACCTGGACTTCAAGTGTTTCCACAGAAGCGCAACGCTCTAAAAAAGCCTCGGCATTTGGCACGTTCAGCTTCAAATCCCGGACATGGGAGAAATCGGCGGTAATGAGAGGCAAGGGGTCGACAGCGACTAGACTCAGCTGGCTGAAACGCAGTTCCTGGTCCGCCAAGGGTGCATTTCGCCACGATGCCTTGAGACTGTCCATAATCTCCCGACGTACGAAAATATGGGTTTGCAGCGCTGGGGATCGGTCTGACACCCACGCCTCAAGCGTCGACACCAGTGTTTGCCACTCGCTCAACCGGGCTTGTAAATAAGCATAAACTTGTACATCGGTTTGACCTGTCCGGCGCAGCTTAAGGACGTAGCTATTGGCCTGTTGATCGGTCAACCCCGGGTAGGCGGCCCGCACGCGTGCCACCAGTGGAGCCTCCATGCCTGGACCGCGACCACTGGCGTAATAACCCACGCGCTTGTCTTTCAACCTTATCGGCAACTTGTTCATGTTTTTTTTGGCCGCGTGCTGTTCAAGCGCTTGCGCCATCTCACCGGGATGATCGATGGCGTAGCCGATAATTGCTTTGCGCAGTTCAGCATGCTGGCTAATATCGGGAACACCCATTGCCTGGCGGGCGTCATCGGGCAAGACACGCATGAGGGAAGGGAAAAAATTATCACCGGGTAGCGGGTTGCTATCGAGCGCTGTGCCCTGCTCATCGAACGCTTGGTATACCGGACCTTTCTTGACCAGATAGTTGGGAACCGGTGCCGTCTCGCTGCCAATACCGTGGATCAATACCCCGCTGGTGTCACGAACTTCCAGGCGCACGCTATCCGACCACCCCGGCAACTTTTGCAAGGCATGCAGCGCCAGCCGCTTGCTGTCGACCGAGGCCATGTTTTCCAAGTGCAAGCCGGCATACGCGTTGCTCAGTCGCCCGTGTTGCGCATACCAGCGAGCATGCTCCAACATTCGCAAGGGAAAGCGCGCAGTGCTCGCCAGCCGCTCGAATTCCTCGCTATTGGCCTGGGCCAGCACGGCGTCCGCGGCCGCCTCGCTGAGACCTGGCGTCACACGTTGCATCTGCGCGACGAAGCGCGCCTTGGGCTCCGATCCTTTATAGAGACTTTCGAATACGTCCGGTTGGCGAGTCTTGACGAAGTCGACGATCTGTTTGCGAAAATTTTCCGGCCTTGTTGCTTTAACCCGCGCGGGCTCGCCGCCGAGCAGATGAAGAATTTCCGCCTCGTCGAGCCCCTGCAAAATACGCGCGGGCAATGCACCACTCATGACATCAGCCCGACAAATCCTGACCGGCGCTTTGACCTCTCCTGGAGGAAGTTGGCGTCCAGAGCCGTACTTGAGCGAGCCTCCCGTCAAATCCGTCGTTTCAAATACCTCCAGCCCCCGCCCCTGCGGCCAGCGTGGTAGATCGACAACCAAAGGCAGGACGTACAGATAGCGACCATCGACCGCTTGCTCACCTTCTATCTGACTGATTACCTCATCCACGCCTTGGCCAGCCTCAAACAAGCGCAGGGTGTTCGTCAATTCCGGAGGCGGTGGCAAACTGTCCATGTGCATCTTGCGCAAAACATTGTCGCTGACGCCGCTGATGTCAGCGATTCTCAGCAATTGCTCATCCGCGAATATCTGCGTCACATGCCCCATACGCCGCAACAGCGTCAACCGGTCCCATGTCAGCGGGCGCTCCAGCGTATGACGCCAAGCACCGGCGCCGTTGTGCGTCAACCGAGGTTTGTAAGCCCACGGATTGCTCGGGTGCTCGATACGCCAACACTTGAGAGTCTCATCGTAGGTTTGTTGGTAAGCCTTGCCGTCCTGGCGAATGTACGTCTTGCCGTCCAGCTCATATTGGCCCATGGCATTGGGGCCGCTGCTGCGGTCCAGGCTGACGGGACTTTCATAGCCGCTCAGATCGGGTTTCCACAAACGCGTCTCGCCATTGGACAGGGTAACCGGCTCCAACGCCTCGATCACCGGTTCGGCCTTGACTGCAGTCAATCTGCCCAGCACTTTGCCGCCCCCGGCCATTACCGCCATGAAAGCCAGGTTTTGCGCCACATCAATCAGGTGTGCCTTGGCTGCCTGGCGGTCGCCTAGACTCCACTCGTGTGCGGCCTCACAGGTCTCTACCAGCAATTGGGCCACCATTGCCCCCATCATGAGTTGACCCAACGCCGGTACAAACATTGAAATGCCGGTCAACCCCAACAGACTGATATTCAACAAGCGGGCGAGTTTTTCCGAGCGTGCCTTGGCATCGACATCCGCCGAGGGCACCGCGTGAGCGCGGGCGTCGGCAATGAGCTTGTCGCGATGCTGCTCAAACAGGTAATCCCACAGGTTACGGGTCCCGATACCTGCCCCTTTGCGAAGCATTGCGCCGGGCGCCAGATAGGGATCAAGGTTCGGCACCTGTGGGGGCGGCTGCTCGTTGGGCAGGTAAAGAAGCGAGTAGGGATCAATGCCGCTCAACTCAATGAGTAACGGCGCATACTGATCCAGGGCCTGGTCAATCGTCAGCACCGGCCCATCCTGGGTGAACTGCTTGAAGTAGTACGGGCGATCGGCATAAGCCACGAACTGGCTGAAAAATCGCTGGTAAGTCGTCGGGCTGCCATCGTCGGGCAAAGACACATCGCGGGCAGTCAAACGCTGCTTGAAAAGGTCCGTCATCTCGGCCCTGGTGTAGCGTTTCAGGGGGTATAGAGGATCATTGGGAATATAGAGAATCAACTCATCGGAACGGCCATATAAATCACCGACCGAGAACAACACGCAGCCGGTCATCTGAATCCCCATCAAGCCAAACTCACATAGGCTGACGCGCTTACCGTCCAGCAGCGGCTGGACATTTCCATTGATGACCGACAACACCATGGTGTAATCCCCAGGCGCGATATCCTGCTTCAACAGCGCGACTTCGGCGGCCATGCGCATAGCCGTTTGCTGGGCATTCTTGAACGTGTGCCGAAGCACTTCGTGTGCCCCGGC is from Pseudomonas mucidolens and encodes:
- a CDS encoding NEL-type E3 ubiquitin ligase domain-containing protein, which gives rise to MGRFETITPALTVAQFTKLCRSLDIGAKYQVYLKSYVQPGNAGAHEVLRHTFKNAQQTAMRMAAEVALLKQDIAPGDYTMVLSVINGNVQPLLDGKRVSLCEFGLMGIQMTGCVLFSVGDLYGRSDELILYIPNDPLYPLKRYTRAEMTDLFKQRLTARDVSLPDDGSPTTYQRFFSQFVAYADRPYYFKQFTQDGPVLTIDQALDQYAPLLIELSGIDPYSLLYLPNEQPPPQVPNLDPYLAPGAMLRKGAGIGTRNLWDYLFEQHRDKLIADARAHAVPSADVDAKARSEKLARLLNISLLGLTGISMFVPALGQLMMGAMVAQLLVETCEAAHEWSLGDRQAAKAHLIDVAQNLAFMAVMAGGGKVLGRLTAVKAEPVIEALEPVTLSNGETRLWKPDLSGYESPVSLDRSSGPNAMGQYELDGKTYIRQDGKAYQQTYDETLKCWRIEHPSNPWAYKPRLTHNGAGAWRHTLERPLTWDRLTLLRRMGHVTQIFADEQLLRIADISGVSDNVLRKMHMDSLPPPPELTNTLRLFEAGQGVDEVISQIEGEQAVDGRYLYVLPLVVDLPRWPQGRGLEVFETTDLTGGSLKYGSGRQLPPGEVKAPVRICRADVMSGALPARILQGLDEAEILHLLGGEPARVKATRPENFRKQIVDFVKTRQPDVFESLYKGSEPKARFVAQMQRVTPGLSEAAADAVLAQANSEEFERLASTARFPLRMLEHARWYAQHGRLSNAYAGLHLENMASVDSKRLALHALQKLPGWSDSVRLEVRDTSGVLIHGIGSETAPVPNYLVKKGPVYQAFDEQGTALDSNPLPGDNFFPSLMRVLPDDARQAMGVPDISQHAELRKAIIGYAIDHPGEMAQALEQHAAKKNMNKLPIRLKDKRVGYYASGRGPGMEAPLVARVRAAYPGLTDQQANSYVLKLRRTGQTDVQVYAYLQARLSEWQTLVSTLEAWVSDRSPALQTHIFVRREIMDSLKASWRNAPLADQELRFSQLSLVAVDPLPLITADFSHVRDLKLNVPNAEAFLERCASVETLEVQVMQDNPDRVFESLKNLRKLRNLNLNTPITAQLVSELKVLSNLEELNLTSPVGGGGRSESPVLDIRGFSRLRRLQVSDSQTKQWPTGVLELPLLERLNLRATGIDTLPADLYPGRDRLLAGLSLDWSKVAREDFKPIYEYVRNRPRHLIDTSEMVRDYCKGELFRLAEIDPQYFNALHTNVAELWPEPQARFDAVEALSMQRSELDRQLERWLGTTSQPSSEGRSMSTVASTLKVSWCSELVRQYVPPTDLPLHVYGLSGLTRDPSMFVLFGLQLASLPELPAGFFAHVKTLILKQMRVPDQHLQRFVLAFNEIRTLDLSNGELTAMRFKSDELPALEHLNLSHNPLTEVDVSPMSRLHSLSVRGTPIKAWPVGAEHLPEPIWLDLRDTPISTLPQSALDRDQVLINTHLSGTPLSVQACAELAAARQRFEQTRGLSPGTLARFAQDRVLVIFPPTESDCLNIHHLLPLLPAEMSRGSQSLQTRMRRLLPVLNEHEARQWIEKMYAQGIPELQLHERIDGWNQTFEALTRRLNDWLLIRAFREGNWEVSSQTRQAAALRILECWREGLLTAGSQASAELNLIGLRLGDLPELSGAFTHVATLGLRGVGLTEQGSNDFLRAFPNVRTLDLGGNPLEEALPDAIAGMTHLQHLDLSYTSLTASEAVYRSLRGLQHLQRLNLANCDLESFRLDGFRRLQNLDLQNNWLTQWPEGVWQSESLLRLNLSGNDLASIPPQALDGTHDLLMSNTNLFDNRELSRDSLERLRGYAHERQLDPVLGFTRSELDELINDFGGDDSNDTESTFSDEVVPEGQGGRGHLSLWLESLAPETQAASRALWAQLEGEPGHEALFHLLRRLQDTAEFNFSRADLTRRVWEVLKAAGSDSELRQVLFRLSDTHGTCVDGRILTFSGLEVKVFEYNALLEVNPAHLDQKGPALLKLSRQLFRLGEVEKLADKDISARGRHADPAEVRLEYRLGLQGLLDLPGQPGYMMYGKPITGMTLIGAFKAVKIAEATDAFYEDLITRDYWVDYLKEKYPKEFTALEQNSAQKHEKLENDHATFSEAYSEAASVLEVELTTERNKKLLELSRQEASSPPLSERDPDQPGTSKDLMGGRSG